The Elusimicrobiota bacterium region CCACCCATGAACAAGTTCGATAAGAAAGTCCTTTTTGTAGGCTACGGCGCCGTGGCGCAATGCGCCCTTCCCATCCTGATGAAGCTCCTGAAGGTCTCGCCCAAGCAGGTCACGGTGATGGATTTCGAGGACCGCAAAGCCGCGCTCAAGCCCTCGATCGCCAAAGGCGTCAAATGGGTGCGCAACCGCGTCACCAAGCAGAACCTCAGCCCCTTGCTGGGCAAACATCTCAAGGAAGGCGACGTGCTCATCGACCTGGCCTGGAACATCGACGCCCTCGTGCTCCTGCAGTGGTGCCACGACCGCGGCGTGCTCTACATCAACACCTCCACCGAGGTCTGGGACCCCTACGCCGGCGCCGAGAACAAGCACCCCACCGAGCGCACCCTCTACTGGCGGCACATGAACGTGCGGCGCATGATGGCCAAGTGGGACCGGCCCGGTCCCACCGCGGTGCTCGAGCACGGCGCCAACCCCGGACTCATCTCCCACTTCACCAAGTACGGCCTGCTCGACATCGCCAAGAACCTGCTCGCCGAGCGCAAGGTCAAAGGCAAGGCCGCCGAGGAGCTGCGCCAGCTCGTCAGCGACCAGACCTTCAACGTCCTGGCCCAGAAGCTCGGCGTCAAGGTCATCCACGTCAGCGAGCGCGACACGCAGATCTCCGACGTGCCCAAGCAGGTCGACGAGTTCGTCAACACCTGGAGCGTGGAAGGCTTCCGCGAGGAGGGCGTCACCACGGCCGAGATGGGCTGGGGCACGCACGAAAAAGAGCTGCCGGCCATGGCCTACCAGCACAAGAGCGGCCCCAAGAACCAGATCTGCCTGGCGCGCATGGGCATGAACACCTGGGTCTCCACCTGGGTTCCCGACTACTGCATCCGGGGCATGGTGGTGCGCCACGGCGAGGCCTTCACCATCTCCGACCACCTCACGGTCTGGAAGAACGGCAAGGCGGTGTATCGCCCCACCGTGCACTACGCCTACTGCCCCAGCGACAACGCCATCATCTCGCTCAACGAGCTGCGCGGCTACGACTACCAGCTCCAGCCCAAGGTCCGCATCATGAACGACGAGATCATCAAGGGCTCGGACATCCTGGGCGCGCTGCTCATGGGGCATCCCTACAACGCCTGGTGGTGCGGCAGCGACCTCTCCATCGAGCAGTCGCGCCGCCTGGTGCCGCACCAGAACGCCACCACCATGCAGGTCGCCATCTCGGTGGTGGCCGCCACGATGTGGATGATCGACAACCCGGAGCGGGGCGTGCTGGTCCCCGACGACCTGCCTCACGAGTTCGTGCTCAAGACCGCCATGCCCTACCTGGGCAAGTTCATCTCCAAGCGCTCGGATTGGACGCCGCTCAAGCATTACACCAACGCCTTCCTGGGCTTCAATAACCCGGCCGTGGACCGGAAGGACCCCTGGCAGTTCAAGAACTTCCTGATCACGGACGGCGACTAGGTCTCAAAGGAGAGAGGACAGATGATCCCGCGCAAACAGCTGCAGAAGCTCGCGTCCCGGCACGGCACGCCCCTCTTCGTGGTGGACCACGAGGAGATCCGGCGCAACTACGCCACCTTCAAGAAGTACCTGCCCCGGGTCCAAGCCTACTACGCGGTCAAGGCCGAGCCCCTGCCTGAGATCGTCGAGACCCTCTACAAGGCGGGCGCGAGCTTCGACGTGGCCTCCATGCCCGAGTTCCGCATCGTCCACGAGAACATCAAGCGCCTGCCCGCCAAGCAGCGCCAGGACTGGATCTGGGACAAGATCATCTACGCCAACCCCATCAAGGCCAACGAGACCCTGCGCCAGCTCGACCCCTACAAGCCGCTGGTGACCTACGACAACGTCGAGGAGATCTACAAGATCAAGAAGTACGCGCCGCACGCGGGTCTGGCCCTGCGCATCCGGGTGCCCAACACCGGGGCCATGGTGGAGCTCTCCTCCAAGTTCGGGGCCGCGCCCGGCGAAGCGGTGGACCTCATCCTGGCCGCGGTCAAGGCCGGGCTGGTGGTGGAGGGACTGAGCTTCCACGTGGGCAGCCAGACCACCAACTTCGAGAACTTCGTGCAGGCCATCAACCTGGCCGCCGACATCTTCAAGGAGGCGCGCGAGCGCGGCTACACGCGCATGAACGTGCTCGACATCGGCGGCGGGTTCCCGGCGCCTTACGACGAGACGGTCAAGCCCTTCAAGATGCTGGCCACCAAGATCAACGCCGAGCTCGACCGGCTCTTCCCGCGCGACATCGAGATCCTGGCCGAGCCGGGCCGCTTCATGATCGCCACGGCGGCGACCTCGGTGGTCACCATCCTGGGCAAGGCGCTGCGCGACGGCAAGGTCTGCTACTACGTCGACGACGGGGTCTACCACACCTACTCGGGCATCATCTTCGACCACTGCCATTACCACCTCAAGTCCTTCCGCAAGGGCCCGGCGCAGATCTGCGGCGTCTTCGGCCCGACCTGCGACGCGCTGGACGTCATCTCCATGTCGGAGAGCCTCCCCGCGGACCTGGAGCTCGGGGAGCTCCTCTATAGCCCGAACATCGGGGCCTACAGCCACGCCTCGTCCACCTACTTCAACGGCTTCCCGCCCGCGAAGGTGGTGCACGTCAACCGCTAGGTCGGGCTTGCGCTATCTCATCGGGGTCGGCACCTACGCGGCCTTCGACGATTCCATCGGCTTGCGCATCGTCGAGCGCATCGCGGAGGGGGGGTTGGAGCGAGGCTTCCGGGCCATCGACCTTTCCGGCAACATGGTGAACCTCCTGAACTACCTGGAGAAGGACAGCGAGCATATCCTCATCGTGGACAGCGCGAAGATGGGCCGCAAGGCCGGCGATTACGAGTTCTTCAGGCCGGAGGACGTGGAGACCAGAAAGCAGCTCGCCGGGTTCTCCACGCATGAAGGCGACCTGCTCAAGGTCCTGGAGTTCGCCCGGGAGCTGAAGTACCGCATCCCCCCCATCACCTTGATGGGCATCGAGCCGGAGACCGTCAAGAGCGAGATGGGACTCTCCGCGGCCTTGCAGGCGCGCCTCGACGAGTATGCCGAGGCCGCCATCCGGCGCTGCCTCGGGCCGAGCTAGGCGGCTATCTCATGCAGGCCTTGTGATAGCCCCTGGCCTTCGCTGACTTAAAAAGGGCTTTCGCGTCCGGCGTGGCCAGGCCGGATTCGTCCTGGTCCGGTCCCAAAGCCGCGCCCAAGGCGCCGCCCACGTCGAGCATGTACTTCAGCATCTCGGGAGGCGGCTTGCCTCCCGACTCCGAGCTGGAGGCCTCGAAGCGCCCGCGCAAAGTGACACAGGCCTTGTCCGGGCAGTCGTTCATGAGCTTCTCCACAAGGCAGGCGGGCAGGTCCTTGGCGCGGACCTTGCGCAGGGCCTCCTCGTCGATCATCGGCTTGCCGAGCTTGCAGAGATAGGCGTAGCGGCGCAAGGTGGGGCACTCCCTCTGATCCGCCTTGCCCGCGCAGGAGTAGTCTTCGAGCTCCGGTATGCTCACCGAGCCCTGGGACTGGTAGTTGCGCAGCCGGTCCACCTCGTCGGTGCCCACGCCCCCGAAGCAGGCGAACTGGCAGCCGTAGACCGCGTCCGGGGAACCGGGCCGGGCGTGGACCTGGGCCGAGACGATGTACTGGGCGCCGGGGTCCACGGCGTGGATCAGCTCGTGGAATATGCGCGCGTCCAGGGGATATTGGATGGCGTGGGTCTTCAGCGGCAGCACCAGGTCCACGGAGCCGTCCTGATAGCGCTCGATGCGGCCGCCCTCCGTGCCGGTCTCGTCGCCGCAGAGCAGGCGCAGTTTATTCCGGGCCAGGGCTTTCTGGATCTTGCCGGACATGGCGGGATTGAGCCGGTTCAGGCAGGAGGACGCGGCATCCGCGGCGCGCTCAGAGGCCTGAGCGAGCTGCTGCGCGGCCGCCTGCGGACATTCCGGCGATATGGGAAGCTTCGCCGTGGCCACGAGAGCCCCCGGGACCGCGGCCACTTTCGCGCGGACCTTGTCGCAGGACCCGCCGGCCAGCCGGCACAGGGCGTCCTGGGCCTGGTCCGCGAAGGCCGTGGCGGAAAGGAGAAGCAAGGCGGCCGGCCAGAGGG contains the following coding sequences:
- a CDS encoding type III PLP-dependent enzyme, with protein sequence MIPRKQLQKLASRHGTPLFVVDHEEIRRNYATFKKYLPRVQAYYAVKAEPLPEIVETLYKAGASFDVASMPEFRIVHENIKRLPAKQRQDWIWDKIIYANPIKANETLRQLDPYKPLVTYDNVEEIYKIKKYAPHAGLALRIRVPNTGAMVELSSKFGAAPGEAVDLILAAVKAGLVVEGLSFHVGSQTTNFENFVQAINLAADIFKEARERGYTRMNVLDIGGGFPAPYDETVKPFKMLATKINAELDRLFPRDIEILAEPGRFMIATAATSVVTILGKALRDGKVCYYVDDGVYHTYSGIIFDHCHYHLKSFRKGPAQICGVFGPTCDALDVISMSESLPADLELGELLYSPNIGAYSHASSTYFNGFPPAKVVHVNR
- a CDS encoding saccharopine dehydrogenase NADP-binding domain-containing protein, whose protein sequence is MNKFDKKVLFVGYGAVAQCALPILMKLLKVSPKQVTVMDFEDRKAALKPSIAKGVKWVRNRVTKQNLSPLLGKHLKEGDVLIDLAWNIDALVLLQWCHDRGVLYINTSTEVWDPYAGAENKHPTERTLYWRHMNVRRMMAKWDRPGPTAVLEHGANPGLISHFTKYGLLDIAKNLLAERKVKGKAAEELRQLVSDQTFNVLAQKLGVKVIHVSERDTQISDVPKQVDEFVNTWSVEGFREEGVTTAEMGWGTHEKELPAMAYQHKSGPKNQICLARMGMNTWVSTWVPDYCIRGMVVRHGEAFTISDHLTVWKNGKAVYRPTVHYAYCPSDNAIISLNELRGYDYQLQPKVRIMNDEIIKGSDILGALLMGHPYNAWWCGSDLSIEQSRRLVPHQNATTMQVAISVVAATMWMIDNPERGVLVPDDLPHEFVLKTAMPYLGKFISKRSDWTPLKHYTNAFLGFNNPAVDRKDPWQFKNFLITDGD
- a CDS encoding hydrogenase maturation protease; translated protein: MRYLIGVGTYAAFDDSIGLRIVERIAEGGLERGFRAIDLSGNMVNLLNYLEKDSEHILIVDSAKMGRKAGDYEFFRPEDVETRKQLAGFSTHEGDLLKVLEFARELKYRIPPITLMGIEPETVKSEMGLSAALQARLDEYAEAAIRRCLGPS